A genomic segment from Rhodospirillum centenum SW encodes:
- a CDS encoding NACHT domain-containing protein, with protein MNDSDDENSVFEAEVRRIARELFPKARINGPVIVDGRERDCVFNDGEVMHVIEATVSRRKDKATKDLEKSAELVKSLRRQHQDVNFKIWFITKREPSADQSAVGSEIKKLAKCPVDVCSFRTFSAKLVDASSYLSLRENHPFGSVRNPADDADYAVPREDYVQIDLLNFRDKSLVNVAYLPERMSESPGVYLLVGDFGAGKSMTMRYMYDILADKYMSGSTTTFPVYLNLRDHFGQSNPSEALLRHGNEIGFAAPNQLVAAWKAGHCHVFLDGFDELSSTRLVRGVGGLRAARREAMRLVHAFVSHHPRDTSIFVGGRQHYFDSLEELEKALGLPSNFVHLTLNEFTHEQVTKFLKGKGFNERVPNWLPSRPLLLGYLAIKGVLARHDPDISSLAREEGWDYLVDRICEREARQIDPISIDPHAVREFVERLASWARRTNSGRGPVHLNNIYSIFEGVFSMPPDEKASTLIFRMPGLTSASGQEDAREFIDDDYVDACRSGDIIRFIESPHDPKSELLDESTINMGDLGASLSAYKLSGATAKKLSAALDSAARRNAPCLSFDVLRVMQQINASYVGPNIKISDGFFSEYQISASPDLSKVTFSECYFNVVEIDEGANAGPEFVKCQIEKVVGCIGQKDLPSFVASSADGISKFEDEAQTNADILDLPMPMSTKVLMTILRKLFVQAGRGRRENAFYRGLDGRSKVYVPEILQIIEKMEFASPSKNSGPVVWFPNRSLARDAHEILQAPLHSNHPLAAQVRIL; from the coding sequence ATGAACGACTCAGACGACGAGAATTCCGTATTCGAAGCTGAGGTGCGCCGTATCGCTAGAGAACTTTTTCCAAAGGCGCGGATTAATGGCCCGGTTATAGTGGATGGTCGTGAGCGCGACTGTGTTTTTAACGACGGTGAGGTAATGCATGTTATTGAAGCAACAGTATCACGCAGAAAAGATAAAGCGACAAAGGACTTAGAAAAGAGCGCCGAACTTGTGAAGTCCCTCAGGAGGCAACACCAGGACGTGAACTTTAAAATATGGTTCATTACAAAGAGGGAGCCGAGCGCTGATCAAAGTGCTGTCGGATCGGAGATAAAAAAGCTTGCGAAATGCCCGGTCGATGTTTGCAGCTTTCGGACATTTTCGGCAAAGCTGGTCGATGCTTCAAGTTATTTGAGTTTGCGAGAAAATCATCCTTTTGGTAGTGTGAGAAATCCGGCTGACGACGCGGACTACGCGGTGCCTAGAGAAGATTATGTCCAAATAGATCTTTTAAATTTCCGCGACAAATCATTAGTTAATGTCGCTTATCTTCCTGAGCGCATGTCGGAATCGCCAGGAGTTTATCTGTTGGTGGGAGATTTCGGGGCCGGAAAAAGCATGACAATGAGGTATATGTATGATATTCTGGCAGATAAATACATGTCGGGATCGACGACAACATTTCCAGTATATTTGAATCTGCGTGATCATTTTGGGCAGAGCAACCCCAGTGAAGCCCTGCTCCGGCATGGCAATGAAATTGGCTTTGCGGCGCCAAATCAGTTGGTGGCTGCCTGGAAGGCGGGTCACTGCCATGTCTTTTTAGATGGCTTTGATGAGCTGTCATCCACGAGGCTAGTTCGCGGAGTGGGTGGTCTTAGAGCGGCTCGGCGGGAAGCGATGCGTCTAGTACATGCTTTTGTATCGCATCATCCGCGTGACACATCAATATTTGTTGGTGGTAGGCAGCACTATTTTGATAGTTTGGAGGAATTGGAAAAAGCTCTTGGTTTGCCCTCTAATTTTGTGCACTTGACGCTGAATGAGTTTACTCATGAGCAGGTGACAAAATTTCTTAAAGGTAAAGGATTTAATGAACGGGTTCCCAATTGGCTCCCCTCGCGGCCTCTGCTGCTCGGGTACTTGGCTATTAAAGGCGTTCTGGCGCGTCACGATCCCGACATTAGTTCTCTTGCCCGAGAAGAAGGTTGGGACTATCTCGTAGATCGGATATGTGAACGTGAGGCGAGGCAGATTGATCCAATTAGTATTGACCCTCATGCAGTAAGAGAATTTGTTGAGCGCTTGGCGAGTTGGGCCCGTAGGACTAATTCTGGGCGGGGGCCCGTTCACCTAAATAATATATATTCCATATTCGAAGGTGTTTTCTCTATGCCGCCTGATGAAAAGGCATCGACGTTGATATTTAGAATGCCTGGTCTTACCTCGGCATCTGGTCAGGAGGACGCACGAGAGTTCATTGATGATGATTATGTTGATGCTTGCCGGAGTGGTGATATTATTCGGTTTATAGAGTCTCCCCACGATCCGAAATCAGAGCTTCTTGATGAATCAACCATAAACATGGGAGATCTTGGTGCAAGTTTATCTGCTTATAAGCTGTCTGGGGCGACTGCTAAAAAGCTTTCGGCCGCTCTCGATTCGGCTGCCAGAAGAAATGCACCCTGTTTATCCTTCGATGTCTTGCGAGTAATGCAGCAGATAAACGCGTCGTATGTGGGGCCAAATATAAAAATATCAGATGGATTCTTTAGTGAATACCAAATTAGCGCAAGTCCAGATTTGTCAAAAGTGACATTTTCAGAATGCTATTTTAATGTAGTTGAGATTGATGAGGGCGCGAATGCTGGTCCTGAATTCGTTAAATGCCAAATAGAGAAGGTTGTTGGCTGTATAGGACAAAAAGATCTGCCTAGTTTTGTTGCCTCTTCGGCGGATGGTATATCAAAGTTTGAGGATGAGGCCCAGACAAATGCAGATATTCTAGACTTGCCTATGCCAATGAGCACAAAAGTATTAATGACAATCTTAAGAAAGCTTTTTGTTCAGGCTGGAAGAGGGCGGCGCGAGAATGCCTTTTACCGGGGCCTCGACGGTAGATCTAAGGTCTATGTTCCGGAAATTCTCCAGATAATAGAGAAGATGGAGTTTGCGTCTCCGAGTAAAAATAGTGGACCGGTTGTTTGGTTCCCAAACCGTAGCTTAGCTCGTGATGCGCATGAAATTTTGCAGGCACCTCTTCATTCAAATCATCCGCTGGCTGCCCAGGTTCGAATACTTTGA
- a CDS encoding 3-hydroxybutyryl-CoA dehydrogenase, producing the protein MIEKIGIIGAGQMGSGIAHVSAVAGFQVKLVDVREDQLTKAVGGIGRNLERQVAKGKIAEAAKDAALARIATATDLSALADCDLVIEAATESEDVKRAIFKQLVPHLKADALVATNTSSISITRLAASTDRPHKFIGMHFMNPVPVMQLVEIIRGIATDEETFQAIKELTAKLGKTAAIAEDFPAFIVNRILLPMINEAVYTLYEGVGTVEGIDTAMKLGANHPMGPLELADFIGLDTCLSIMQVLYEGLADSKYRPCPLLVKYVEAGWLGRKVGRGFYDYSGDVPRPTR; encoded by the coding sequence ATGATCGAGAAGATCGGTATCATCGGTGCCGGCCAGATGGGCAGCGGCATCGCCCATGTCAGCGCGGTGGCCGGCTTCCAGGTGAAGCTGGTGGATGTGCGCGAGGACCAGCTCACCAAGGCGGTCGGCGGCATCGGCCGGAACCTGGAGCGGCAGGTCGCCAAGGGCAAGATCGCCGAGGCCGCGAAGGACGCCGCACTGGCCCGCATCGCCACCGCGACCGATCTGTCGGCGCTGGCCGACTGCGATCTGGTGATCGAGGCGGCGACGGAGAGCGAGGACGTCAAGCGCGCCATCTTCAAGCAGCTCGTGCCGCACCTGAAGGCGGACGCGCTGGTCGCCACCAACACCTCGTCGATCTCCATCACCCGGCTGGCCGCCAGCACCGACCGGCCGCACAAATTCATCGGCATGCACTTCATGAACCCGGTGCCGGTGATGCAGCTCGTCGAGATCATCCGCGGCATCGCTACGGACGAGGAGACGTTCCAGGCGATCAAGGAGCTGACGGCGAAGCTGGGCAAGACCGCCGCCATCGCGGAGGATTTCCCGGCCTTCATCGTCAACCGCATCCTGCTGCCGATGATCAACGAGGCCGTCTACACCCTGTACGAGGGCGTCGGCACGGTCGAGGGCATCGACACCGCCATGAAGCTGGGGGCGAACCACCCGATGGGCCCGCTGGAGCTGGCCGACTTCATCGGGCTGGATACCTGCCTGTCCATCATGCAGGTGCTCTATGAGGGGCTGGCGGACAGCAAGTACCGCCCCTGCCCGCTGCTGGTGAAGTATGTCGAGGCCGGCTGGCTGGGCCGCAAGGTCGGGCGCGGCTTCTACGACTATTCCGGCGACGTGCCGCGGCCGACGCGGTAA
- a CDS encoding electron transfer flavoprotein subunit alpha/FixB family protein: MTILVVAEPSEGPIKKPTLTTLGAAAKLGGPVHVLVAGKGAAAAAEAAGKAAGVTRVLLADAAEYEHPLAENLAPLVAKVAKDGGYGHVLFAATTFGKNVAPRVAAILDVQQISEISGVVSADTFERPIYAGNAVATVQSSDAVKVVTVRGTAFEPAAAEGGSGTVESVSGSGDAGLSKFVGAELSKSERPELTAARVVVSGGRGMQSGDNFHLLEALADKLGAAVGASRAAVDAGFVPNDYQVGQTGKIVAPELYIAVGISGAIQHLAGMKDSKVIVAINKDEEAPIFQIADYGLVGDLFKVVPELTEQIDK, translated from the coding sequence ATGACCATCCTCGTCGTTGCGGAGCCCTCCGAGGGCCCGATCAAGAAGCCGACCCTGACGACCCTGGGCGCCGCCGCCAAGCTGGGCGGCCCCGTGCATGTGCTGGTCGCCGGCAAGGGTGCCGCCGCCGCGGCCGAGGCCGCCGGCAAGGCCGCGGGCGTGACCAGGGTGCTGCTGGCCGACGCCGCCGAGTACGAGCACCCGCTGGCCGAGAACCTCGCCCCGCTGGTCGCCAAGGTGGCCAAGGACGGCGGCTACGGCCATGTCCTGTTCGCGGCCACGACCTTCGGCAAGAACGTCGCCCCGCGCGTCGCCGCGATCCTGGACGTGCAGCAGATCAGCGAGATCAGCGGCGTCGTCTCCGCCGACACGTTCGAGCGGCCGATCTATGCCGGCAACGCCGTCGCCACCGTGCAGTCGTCGGACGCCGTGAAGGTCGTCACGGTGCGCGGCACGGCCTTCGAGCCGGCCGCGGCCGAGGGCGGCAGCGGCACCGTCGAGTCCGTGTCGGGCAGCGGCGACGCCGGCCTGTCCAAGTTCGTCGGGGCGGAGCTGTCGAAGTCCGAGCGGCCGGAACTGACCGCCGCCCGCGTCGTCGTCTCCGGCGGCCGCGGCATGCAGTCGGGCGACAATTTCCACCTGCTGGAAGCACTGGCCGACAAGCTGGGCGCCGCCGTCGGCGCCTCCCGCGCGGCGGTGGACGCCGGCTTCGTGCCGAACGACTACCAGGTCGGCCAGACCGGCAAGATCGTGGCGCCGGAGCTGTACATCGCCGTCGGCATCTCGGGGGCCATCCAGCATCTGGCCGGCATGAAGGACAGCAAGGTGATCGTCGCCATCAACAAGGACGAGGAGGCGCCGATCTTCCAGATCGCCGACTACGGCCTGGTGGGCGATCTTTTCAAGGTCGTGCCCGAGTTGACCGAGCAGATCGACAAGTAA
- a CDS encoding electron transfer flavoprotein subunit beta/FixA family protein, translating to MKILVAVKRVVDYNVKIRVKPDNTGVELANVKMSMNPFDEIAVEEAVRLKEAGKATEIVVVSIGPAAAQETLRTALAMGADRGVLVQTDAETEPLAVAKALKAIAEKEQPGLVIVGKQAIDDDANQTGQMLAALLGWPQGTFASKVVAAEGSVAVTREVDGGLETVELKLPAVVTTDLRLNEPRYASLPNIMKAKKKPIETLTPDQVGVDFSPRLKTLKVTEPAKRKGGVKVADVAALVDKLRNEARVI from the coding sequence ATGAAGATACTGGTCGCCGTGAAACGGGTCGTTGACTACAACGTCAAGATCCGCGTCAAGCCGGACAACACCGGCGTCGAACTCGCGAACGTGAAGATGTCCATGAATCCGTTCGACGAGATCGCGGTGGAAGAGGCCGTGCGCCTCAAGGAAGCCGGCAAGGCGACGGAGATCGTGGTCGTGTCCATCGGTCCGGCCGCCGCGCAGGAGACCCTGCGCACGGCGCTGGCCATGGGGGCCGACCGCGGCGTGCTGGTGCAGACCGACGCCGAGACCGAGCCGCTGGCCGTGGCGAAGGCGCTGAAGGCCATCGCCGAGAAGGAGCAGCCGGGCCTCGTCATCGTCGGCAAGCAGGCGATCGACGACGACGCCAACCAGACCGGCCAGATGCTGGCCGCGCTGCTGGGCTGGCCGCAGGGCACCTTCGCCTCCAAGGTCGTGGCGGCCGAGGGCTCCGTCGCCGTCACCCGCGAGGTGGACGGCGGCCTGGAGACGGTGGAGCTGAAGCTGCCGGCGGTGGTGACCACCGACCTGCGCCTGAACGAGCCGCGCTACGCCTCGCTGCCGAACATCATGAAGGCGAAGAAGAAGCCCATCGAGACCCTGACCCCGGATCAGGTGGGCGTGGACTTCAGCCCCCGCCTGAAGACGCTGAAGGTCACCGAGCCGGCGAAGCGCAAGGGCGGCGTCAAGGTGGCCGACGTGGCCGCGCTGGTGGACAAGCTGCGCAACGAAGCCCGCGTGATCTGA
- a CDS encoding ATP:cob(I)alamin adenosyltransferase gives MVALTRITTRAGDGGLTFLGDATRVPKTAVRLDTYGTVDEANTLLGAARLYTRGRGGIAGEADAMLARIQNELLDLAADLCLPERETPRRRPPLRMLPSQVERLEAEIAALDAASLDAAPGPAPAAGAPFPSGRSPAAALLRLAHAVIRRAERRLAALAREEPVGETARQYTNRLSDHLLRLARRLDGAEAGAAA, from the coding sequence ATGGTCGCGCTGACCCGCATCACCACCCGCGCCGGCGACGGCGGTCTGACCTTCCTGGGCGACGCCACGCGCGTGCCGAAGACGGCCGTCCGACTCGACACCTACGGCACCGTGGACGAGGCGAACACGCTGCTGGGCGCGGCGCGCCTGTACACGCGGGGCCGCGGCGGGATCGCGGGCGAAGCCGACGCGATGCTGGCCCGCATCCAGAACGAACTGCTGGATCTGGCGGCCGACCTCTGCCTGCCCGAGCGGGAGACGCCGCGGCGCCGGCCGCCGCTGCGGATGCTGCCGTCGCAGGTGGAGCGCCTGGAGGCGGAGATCGCGGCCCTGGACGCAGCCAGCCTGGACGCCGCCCCGGGACCTGCTCCGGCAGCCGGCGCGCCGTTTCCGTCCGGCCGCAGCCCGGCTGCCGCCCTGCTCCGTCTGGCCCACGCCGTCATCCGCCGCGCCGAGCGCCGGCTGGCGGCGCTGGCGCGGGAAGAGCCGGTCGGAGAGACGGCGCGGCAGTATACGAACCGGCTGTCCGACCACCTGCTGCGGCTGGCCCGCCGGCTGGATGGGGCGGAAGCCGGTGCGGCGGCCTGA
- a CDS encoding twin transmembrane helix small protein — MNGFLVFLLIAAMLAVLGTLVIGLVAMARGGEVALRHGNRLMRLRVALQALALVLFVLVLLSARG; from the coding sequence ATGAACGGATTCCTGGTCTTCCTTCTGATCGCCGCCATGCTGGCCGTGCTGGGCACGCTGGTCATCGGACTGGTCGCCATGGCCCGCGGCGGCGAGGTCGCCCTCCGCCACGGCAACCGGCTGATGCGGCTGCGCGTCGCCTTGCAGGCACTGGCGCTGGTGCTGTTCGTCCTGGTCCTGCTGTCCGCCCGCGGCTGA
- a CDS encoding NUDIX hydrolase: MRPAPIRVTCPSWDFCATDRCNTHDLSRYRPFLVAGQHVGHVREDFFRRLLDLGGPFEPAGDGIALAERSGTAAGRTAAMAAALDALVADGTVPGLRRETYPVLTRWGAEPLLGIDRAAVPFFGLRSFGLHVNGYVRRPDGLHLWVGHRARDRGVAPGKLDNLVAGGQPMGLTLAENLRKEAHEEAGLPAAVADRSRPVGVISYLLENGSGLKPDTLFCYDLELPDGLVPRNTDGEVERFELWPLDRVAESVAGSDDWKFNVNLVVIDFLIRHGWLTPDHPEYIALCSGLRR; this comes from the coding sequence TTGCGGCCGGCCCCGATCCGGGTAACCTGCCCGTCATGGGATTTCTGCGCCACTGACCGCTGCAACACGCACGACCTGTCGCGCTACCGGCCCTTTCTCGTGGCCGGGCAGCATGTCGGGCATGTGCGCGAGGATTTCTTCCGTCGCCTCCTCGACCTGGGCGGGCCGTTCGAGCCCGCCGGCGACGGCATCGCCCTGGCGGAGCGGTCCGGCACCGCCGCCGGGCGGACGGCGGCGATGGCCGCGGCGCTGGACGCGCTGGTGGCGGACGGCACCGTTCCCGGCCTGCGGCGGGAGACCTATCCCGTACTGACCCGCTGGGGGGCGGAGCCGCTGCTGGGCATCGACCGCGCCGCCGTGCCCTTCTTCGGGCTGCGCAGCTTCGGCCTCCACGTCAACGGCTATGTCCGGCGGCCCGACGGTCTGCACCTCTGGGTCGGGCACCGGGCGCGCGACCGCGGCGTGGCACCGGGAAAGCTCGACAACCTCGTGGCCGGCGGCCAGCCGATGGGCCTGACCCTGGCGGAGAATCTGCGCAAGGAAGCGCATGAGGAGGCCGGCCTGCCGGCGGCGGTCGCCGACCGGTCGCGCCCCGTCGGAGTCATCTCCTACCTGCTGGAGAACGGCTCAGGGCTGAAGCCGGACACGCTGTTCTGCTACGATCTGGAACTGCCCGACGGGCTCGTCCCCCGCAACACCGACGGGGAGGTGGAGCGGTTCGAGCTGTGGCCGCTCGACCGCGTGGCGGAGAGCGTGGCCGGCAGCGACGACTGGAAGTTCAACGTGAACCTCGTCGTCATCGACTTCCTGATCCGGCACGGCTGGCTGACGCCCGACCATCCGGAGTACATCGCCCTCTGCTCCGGCCTGCGGCGCTGA
- the gluQRS gene encoding tRNA glutamyl-Q(34) synthetase GluQRS, whose protein sequence is MTASAAPSAPVVTRFAPSPTGYLHLGHAHSALAGWRAARSAGGRFLLRIEDIDPQRCRPEFDAAIREDLAWLGLDWDGPVRRQSEHPDDYRAALARLRALGVLYPCFCSRKEIQEEIARAGHAPHLTPTAAGGAPGPEGPLYPGTCRRLDPGEAQARLAEGRPHAWRLDIARALELTGPLCWHDRERGMQTAVPGILGDVVLARRDTPTSYHLSVTVDDHLQGVTLVTRGVDLFEATHVHRLLQALLGLAVPEYHHHGLLTNAAGERLSKRDGAKALRALRAEGWTPAAVRTLAGFPD, encoded by the coding sequence ATGACCGCATCCGCCGCCCCGTCCGCCCCCGTCGTCACCCGCTTCGCGCCCAGCCCGACCGGGTATCTGCATCTGGGCCACGCGCATTCCGCCCTGGCCGGCTGGCGCGCCGCCCGCAGCGCTGGCGGGCGTTTCCTGCTGCGCATCGAGGACATCGACCCGCAGCGCTGCCGGCCGGAGTTCGACGCCGCGATCCGCGAGGATCTGGCCTGGCTGGGGCTGGACTGGGACGGGCCGGTGCGCCGCCAGTCCGAGCATCCGGACGATTACCGGGCGGCGCTGGCGCGGCTGCGGGCGCTCGGTGTGCTCTATCCCTGTTTCTGTTCGCGCAAGGAGATCCAGGAGGAGATCGCCCGCGCCGGCCACGCCCCGCACCTGACGCCAACGGCGGCGGGCGGTGCGCCGGGGCCGGAGGGGCCGCTCTATCCCGGCACCTGCCGCCGGCTGGACCCCGGGGAAGCGCAGGCGCGGCTGGCGGAGGGACGGCCGCACGCCTGGCGGCTGGACATCGCCCGCGCCCTGGAGCTGACCGGGCCGCTCTGCTGGCACGACCGCGAGCGCGGGATGCAGACCGCCGTGCCCGGCATCCTGGGCGACGTGGTGCTGGCCCGGCGCGATACCCCGACCAGCTACCACCTGTCCGTCACGGTGGACGATCACCTCCAGGGGGTCACCCTGGTCACCCGCGGGGTGGACCTGTTCGAGGCGACCCACGTCCACCGGCTGTTGCAGGCCCTGCTGGGGCTGGCCGTGCCGGAATACCACCACCACGGGCTGCTGACGAACGCCGCCGGCGAGCGGCTGTCCAAACGCGACGGGGCGAAGGCCCTGCGCGCGCTGCGGGCGGAGGGATGGACGCCGGCGGCGGTGCGGACGCTGGCCGGGTTCCCCGACTGA
- a CDS encoding HNH endonuclease, whose protein sequence is MPPLDSCPALVLNADFRPLSYFPLSLWSWQEAVKAVVLDRVNIISVYDRVVRSPTQEIRLPSVISLKEYIPATRRPAFTRFNVFLRDRFSCQYCSRSFPTQELTFDHVIPRSKGGRTTWENVVTSCSACNLMKGSRYPHQCGMFPVQPPFQPTAHQLQENGRSFPPNYLHQSWRDFLYWDSELEPF, encoded by the coding sequence ATGCCACCGCTCGACAGTTGTCCGGCTTTGGTGCTGAATGCGGATTTCCGGCCGCTCAGCTACTTCCCCCTGTCGCTCTGGTCGTGGCAGGAGGCGGTGAAGGCCGTGGTCCTGGACCGGGTGAACATCATCTCCGTCTACGACCGCGTGGTCCGGTCCCCGACGCAGGAGATCAGGCTGCCCAGTGTCATCAGCCTGAAGGAATACATACCGGCGACACGAAGGCCGGCCTTCACAAGGTTCAACGTCTTCCTCCGCGACCGCTTCTCCTGCCAGTACTGTAGTCGAAGTTTTCCCACCCAGGAACTGACCTTCGACCATGTGATTCCCCGGTCCAAAGGCGGACGGACCACCTGGGAAAATGTCGTCACCAGTTGTTCCGCCTGCAATCTGATGAAGGGCAGCCGCTATCCCCACCAGTGCGGGATGTTTCCGGTCCAGCCGCCCTTCCAGCCCACCGCCCATCAGCTTCAGGAGAACGGCCGGTCCTTCCCGCCGAACTACCTGCACCAGAGCTGGCGCGATTTCCTCTACTGGGATTCAGAGCTGGAGCCGTTCTGA
- a CDS encoding YceI family protein yields MRRSAATAGLLLALATAAPLLPTAGPAVAQELTQAPAEAQSGRYALDPAHAKVLFSVRHLGFSTYYGAFPALEGTLDYDAQDPTRSRVDITIDVAAVDTSDAELDKHLRSEDFLNTGKTPSARFRSTGVEMTGARTARITGDLTLRGVTRPVVLEATFNQAGVSPVSKAYTIGFDAETVIKRSEWGVSAYVPAVSDEVTLRIGAEFTRKP; encoded by the coding sequence ATGCGCCGTTCCGCCGCCACCGCCGGGCTGCTGCTGGCCCTGGCCACCGCCGCCCCGCTGCTGCCCACGGCCGGCCCCGCCGTCGCACAGGAGCTGACCCAGGCGCCCGCCGAGGCGCAGTCCGGCCGCTATGCCCTGGACCCGGCCCATGCCAAGGTGCTGTTCTCCGTCCGGCACCTGGGCTTCTCCACCTACTACGGCGCCTTCCCGGCCCTGGAAGGCACCCTGGACTACGACGCCCAGGACCCGACCCGCAGCCGGGTGGACATCACGATCGACGTGGCCGCGGTGGACACCAGCGACGCCGAGCTGGACAAGCACCTGCGCTCCGAGGATTTCCTGAACACGGGCAAGACCCCGAGCGCCCGCTTCCGCAGCACCGGAGTCGAGATGACCGGCGCGCGCACGGCACGCATCACCGGCGATCTGACCCTGCGCGGTGTCACCCGCCCGGTGGTGCTGGAGGCGACCTTCAACCAGGCCGGCGTGAGCCCCGTCAGCAAGGCCTACACGATCGGCTTCGATGCCGAGACGGTGATCAAGCGGTCGGAATGGGGCGTGTCGGCCTATGTTCCCGCCGTGAGCGACGAGGTGACCCTGCGGATCGGCGCGGAGTTCACCCGGAAGCCCTGA
- a CDS encoding demethoxyubiquinone hydroxylase family protein — protein MSDPTVMIHDPEPARRPSVDDPLPALPRPARLPGDPDRKAHLDRMIRVDHAGEFGATRIYAGQIAVLGKGRHGPVLRHMAEQEQVHLETFEALIARRRVRPTVLRPVWHVAGYALGAGTALLGERAAMACTVAVETAIDGHYAQQAAALGPEEAELKATIERFREEELEHRDIGLANEAERATGYPVLSALIKAGSRAAIWLSERF, from the coding sequence ATGAGCGATCCGACCGTCATGATCCACGATCCGGAGCCCGCCCGCCGGCCGTCGGTGGACGATCCCCTGCCCGCGCTGCCGCGGCCGGCCCGGCTGCCCGGCGACCCGGACCGCAAGGCCCATCTGGACCGGATGATCCGGGTGGACCATGCCGGGGAGTTCGGCGCCACCCGCATCTATGCCGGCCAGATCGCCGTGCTGGGCAAGGGCCGCCACGGGCCGGTGCTGCGCCACATGGCGGAACAGGAGCAGGTCCATCTGGAGACGTTCGAGGCCCTGATCGCCCGCCGCCGTGTCCGGCCGACCGTGCTGCGGCCGGTCTGGCATGTCGCCGGCTACGCCCTGGGCGCCGGCACGGCGCTGCTGGGCGAGCGTGCCGCCATGGCCTGCACCGTGGCGGTGGAGACCGCCATCGACGGCCATTACGCGCAGCAGGCCGCAGCACTGGGGCCGGAGGAGGCGGAACTGAAGGCGACCATCGAGCGCTTCCGCGAGGAGGAGCTGGAGCACCGCGACATCGGTCTGGCCAACGAGGCGGAGCGGGCTACGGGCTATCCGGTCCTGTCGGCCCTGATCAAGGCCGGCTCGCGCGCCGCCATCTGGCTGTCCGAACGCTTCTGA
- a CDS encoding disulfide bond formation protein B has product MSDLLSTRPRLIALLLLAGAAGALGAAVTFQYRDGLPPCELCHWQRWAHAAAIGLLLPAPLALTGQRARGMLLALGGTAFLAGAGIALFHVGVEEHWWQGLSACSVSGPAPDSIEALRAQILGAPLVRCDEIQWSLAGLSMAAWNMVLSLGLALLAFATAWAGYRRRNA; this is encoded by the coding sequence ATGAGCGACCTTCTTTCCACCCGGCCCCGCCTGATCGCCCTGCTGCTGCTCGCCGGCGCCGCGGGGGCGCTGGGGGCGGCCGTCACCTTCCAGTACCGCGACGGCCTGCCGCCCTGCGAGCTGTGCCACTGGCAGCGCTGGGCGCATGCCGCGGCCATCGGTCTGCTGCTGCCCGCCCCGCTGGCGCTGACGGGCCAGCGTGCCCGGGGGATGCTGCTGGCCCTGGGGGGCACCGCCTTCCTGGCCGGCGCCGGCATCGCCCTGTTCCATGTCGGCGTCGAGGAACACTGGTGGCAGGGTCTGTCCGCCTGCAGCGTCAGCGGTCCGGCCCCGGACAGCATCGAGGCGCTGCGGGCACAGATCCTGGGAGCCCCGCTGGTCCGCTGCGACGAGATCCAGTGGTCGCTGGCGGGCCTGTCCATGGCCGCCTGGAACATGGTCCTGTCCCTGGGTCTGGCGCTGCTGGCCTTCGCCACGGCCTGGGCCGGCTACCGCAGGAGAAACGCATGA
- a CDS encoding YqaA family protein translates to MIRKLYDWTMRLATHRHALRSLAGVSFAESSFFPIPPDVMLIPMVLADRRRAFLIATVCTAASALGGLFGYLIGHALYEAVAEPLLRAYGYTEAFREFERAYKEWGVLIVAGGALTPFPYKITTIFSGMVGMSIPAFFIASVLARGLRFYAVAALLYWFGEPIRGYIERNLGLLTVIFFVLLVGGFAAVKLLF, encoded by the coding sequence GTGATCCGCAAGCTCTATGACTGGACGATGCGTCTGGCGACGCACCGGCACGCGCTCCGCAGTCTGGCCGGAGTCTCCTTCGCCGAAAGCTCCTTCTTCCCCATCCCGCCCGACGTGATGCTGATCCCGATGGTGCTGGCCGACCGCCGCCGCGCCTTCCTGATCGCCACCGTCTGTACCGCGGCCTCGGCCCTGGGCGGGCTGTTCGGCTATCTGATCGGGCACGCGCTCTACGAGGCGGTGGCCGAACCGCTGCTGCGCGCCTACGGCTATACCGAGGCGTTCAGGGAGTTCGAGCGCGCCTACAAGGAATGGGGCGTGCTGATCGTGGCAGGCGGGGCCCTGACCCCCTTCCCCTACAAGATCACGACCATCTTCAGCGGCATGGTCGGCATGTCGATCCCGGCCTTCTTCATCGCCTCCGTCCTGGCGCGGGGACTGCGCTTCTACGCCGTCGCCGCCCTGCTGTACTGGTTCGGGGAGCCGATCCGCGGCTATATCGAGCGGAACCTGGGCCTGCTGACGGTGATCTTCTTCGTCCTGCTGGTCGGGGGCTTCGCCGCCGTCAAGCTGCTGTTCTGA